A DNA window from Thermosynechococcaceae cyanobacterium Okahandja contains the following coding sequences:
- the asnS gene encoding asparagine--tRNA ligase: MQQRICEIVRHGQVGRHVTIKGWVRTKRELKEYTFVNVNDGSLLAGLQVVIPHTLTDYAEVIKGLTTGAAAEFSGELVASPGKNQQIELHASHIHLWGSADPDSYPLQKKRHSFEFLRTIGHLRPRTNTIGAVMRVRNACATAIHQFFQERGFLWVHTPIITASDCEGAGELFTVTSLNMDAPPKTPRGEVDFSQDFFGCRAYLTVSGQLEAEIMATAFSNVYTFGPTFRAENSNTSRHLAEFWMVEPEMAFCDLQGDMELAEAFLQFVFRYVLEHCPEDMAFFQERIDNTVMATAEQMASQSFARLSYSEAIQILEKSGRSFEFPVAWGLDLQSEHERYLAQEYCRRPVIVYDYPAAIKAFYMRLNDDGKTVAAMDVLAPKIGEIIGGSQREERYDVLHTRIREQGLDPEPYWWYLDLRRFGSVPHAGFGLGFERLVQFMTGMDNIRDVIPFPRTPGNAEF, translated from the coding sequence ATGCAGCAACGCATTTGTGAAATTGTCCGCCATGGCCAAGTGGGTCGCCACGTTACCATTAAGGGCTGGGTGCGTACCAAGCGAGAACTCAAGGAATATACCTTTGTCAACGTCAATGACGGCTCGCTACTGGCGGGATTGCAGGTGGTTATTCCCCATACCCTAACGGACTATGCAGAGGTGATCAAGGGCTTAACCACCGGCGCTGCGGCGGAATTTAGTGGCGAACTGGTCGCCTCTCCGGGCAAAAACCAACAGATTGAACTGCACGCGAGCCACATTCACCTGTGGGGCAGTGCCGATCCCGACAGCTATCCGCTGCAAAAGAAACGCCATAGCTTTGAGTTTTTGCGCACCATTGGTCACCTGCGCCCCCGCACCAACACCATCGGTGCCGTCATGCGCGTGCGGAATGCCTGTGCCACCGCCATCCACCAGTTCTTTCAGGAGCGGGGCTTCCTGTGGGTTCACACACCGATTATTACCGCCAGTGACTGCGAAGGGGCAGGGGAACTGTTTACCGTGACCAGCCTCAATATGGACGCCCCCCCCAAAACCCCTAGGGGCGAGGTGGACTTTAGCCAAGATTTTTTTGGTTGCCGCGCCTACCTGACGGTCAGTGGTCAACTAGAAGCAGAAATCATGGCCACCGCCTTTAGTAACGTCTATACCTTTGGGCCAACGTTCCGCGCTGAAAATTCCAACACCTCCCGCCACCTTGCCGAGTTTTGGATGGTGGAACCCGAGATGGCCTTTTGTGATTTGCAAGGGGACATGGAACTGGCCGAAGCCTTCCTGCAATTTGTCTTTCGCTATGTGCTGGAGCACTGTCCTGAAGACATGGCCTTTTTTCAGGAGCGAATTGATAATACCGTCATGGCCACCGCCGAGCAAATGGCCAGCCAATCCTTTGCCCGCTTGAGTTATAGCGAAGCCATCCAAATCCTTGAAAAGAGTGGTCGTTCCTTCGAGTTTCCGGTAGCTTGGGGTCTCGATCTCCAATCGGAACACGAGCGCTACCTTGCTCAAGAGTACTGTCGTCGCCCGGTCATTGTCTATGACTATCCGGCGGCCATCAAGGCCTTTTATATGCGCTTAAATGACGACGGTAAGACCGTGGCAGCCATGGATGTCCTCGCCCCCAAAATTGGCGAAATCATTGGTGGATCCCAGCGGGAGGAGCGCTATGATGTGTTGCATACACGAATTCGTGAGCAAGGGCTAGATCCAGAGCCGTACTGGTGGTACTTAGACTTGCGCCGCTTTGGCAGCGTCCCCCATGCCGGATTTGGTTTGGGCTTTGAGCGCCTAGTGCAGTTTATGACCGGTATGGATAATATCCGCGATGTGATTCCGTTTCCCCGCACCCCGGGCAACGCTGAGTTTTGA
- a CDS encoding proline--tRNA ligase: MRLSQMLFVTLRDDPAEAEIPSHKLLLRAGYIRRIASGVYSYLPLMWRVLQKVSAIVRTEMNRSGALECLLPQLQPAELWQESGRWDTYTQAEGIMFALKDRAERQLGLGPTHEEVITTLAKDLIRSYRQLPVHLYQIQTKFRDEIRPRFGLLRGREFIMKDGYSFHADVASLKETYQVMYDTYSRILSRCGLTFRAVEADSGAIGGSGSHEFMVLAAAGEDEVLYTADGQYAANSEKAVSLPPEAVPSPYKKTETLDTPNTATIDALVTYLGCDPTQIVKNVLYRAVFDNGRIGLVLVSIRGDQEVNPVKLQNTLTTLAPDYGASKLLHLGVADAETAAEWIAKPIPFGYIGPDLADTYIKPVADVIPQFIRIADGTVADLKRFVTGANRDQQHRVGMNWGKACPLPALVVDVRKAQAGDRACHDPTQRLETARGIEIGHIFQLGTKYSQAMKATYTNEQGEEVPLVMGCYGIGVSRLAQAAVEQHHDANGIIWPLAIAPYQVIIVVPNIGDATQMQVALALYEQLQALGIEVLLDDRDERAGVKFKDADLIGIPYRVVTGRTSAQGEVELVERASGVKAALPLNKAIAQLQEGIADHLSA, translated from the coding sequence ATGCGCCTGTCGCAAATGCTGTTTGTTACCCTGCGGGATGATCCGGCAGAGGCAGAAATTCCAAGTCACAAGTTACTCTTGCGGGCGGGGTATATTCGCCGTATTGCCAGTGGGGTGTATAGCTACTTACCCCTGATGTGGCGAGTTCTGCAAAAAGTGAGTGCCATTGTGCGCACCGAAATGAATCGCAGTGGTGCCCTAGAGTGCCTGCTGCCCCAATTACAACCTGCGGAACTATGGCAGGAGTCTGGGCGGTGGGATACCTACACCCAAGCGGAGGGCATTATGTTTGCCCTTAAGGATCGCGCAGAGCGGCAGTTGGGGTTAGGCCCTACCCATGAGGAGGTCATCACCACCCTTGCCAAGGATCTGATTCGTTCCTATCGCCAGTTACCCGTACACCTATACCAGATTCAAACAAAATTCCGGGATGAAATTCGGCCACGGTTTGGTTTACTGCGGGGGCGGGAGTTCATCATGAAGGATGGCTACTCGTTCCATGCCGATGTGGCTAGCCTCAAGGAGACGTATCAGGTGATGTACGACACCTACAGTCGTATCCTGAGCCGCTGTGGCCTCACCTTTCGGGCTGTTGAGGCAGATTCAGGGGCTATTGGCGGTTCCGGCTCCCATGAATTTATGGTGCTTGCGGCAGCGGGGGAAGATGAGGTGCTCTACACGGCGGACGGTCAGTATGCGGCCAATAGCGAAAAGGCGGTGTCGCTGCCCCCGGAGGCGGTGCCCAGTCCCTACAAAAAAACAGAAACCCTTGACACCCCCAATACCGCCACGATTGACGCACTGGTGACCTACCTAGGCTGCGATCCGACTCAGATTGTTAAGAATGTTCTCTATCGGGCGGTCTTTGATAACGGCCGTATTGGCCTAGTACTGGTGAGTATTCGTGGCGATCAGGAGGTGAACCCTGTAAAGCTCCAGAATACACTCACCACCTTAGCCCCCGATTACGGTGCCAGTAAACTCTTACACCTAGGGGTGGCGGATGCTGAAACGGCGGCGGAATGGATCGCCAAACCCATTCCTTTTGGCTATATTGGCCCCGATCTGGCGGATACCTATATTAAGCCTGTGGCTGATGTTATTCCTCAGTTTATTCGCATTGCCGATGGGACGGTGGCGGATCTCAAGCGGTTTGTCACCGGTGCGAATCGGGATCAGCAGCATCGGGTAGGGATGAATTGGGGCAAGGCCTGTCCCTTGCCAGCGTTAGTGGTGGATGTGCGCAAGGCGCAGGCGGGCGATCGCGCCTGTCATGATCCCACCCAACGGCTAGAAACAGCCCGCGGCATTGAAATTGGCCACATCTTTCAACTGGGCACCAAGTATTCCCAAGCCATGAAGGCCACCTATACCAATGAGCAGGGGGAGGAAGTCCCCTTGGTAATGGGCTGCTATGGCATTGGTGTCTCCCGCTTGGCTCAGGCGGCGGTGGAGCAACACCATGACGCCAATGGCATTATCTGGCCGCTGGCGATCGCCCCCTATCAGGTGATCATTGTTGTCCCCAATATTGGCGATGCCACCCAGATGCAAGTGGCGCTAGCACTCTACGAGCAACTGCAAGCGCTTGGAATTGAGGTGCTACTCGATGACCGGGATGAGCGGGCGGGCGTTAAATTTAAGGATGCGGATCTCATTGGCATTCCCTATCGCGTGGTCACGGGGCGCACCAGTGCCCAAGGGGAGGTGGAACTCGTTGAACGAGCCAGTGGCGTAAAAGCCGCCCTACCTCTGAACAAGGCGATCGCCCAACTGCAAGAGGGTATTGCTGACCATCTCTCCGCCTAA
- a CDS encoding transposase produces MNQVLTISCKLKVSESQAAKLDATLDAFAKALNWVNQNTPEKIVNAVKLQSLCYHEIRARFGLSSNLAQQVCRRVAGSRKVARQKQRPVKAFKTGFVTYDARIFSFRERDWTVSLTTVDGRERFELAIGNYQRGMLKGTAPKSATLVKRQDGSYYIQICVASELPTPQDSDRVLGVDLGRTDIAHTSEGQHWDGQNITKVRDHFANLRATLQHKASQGTRSSRRRCRQLLQRLSGRERRFQTWVNHNVSQRIVETAKSLAASIAIEDLTGIRERTNQQPRSKTERRRSNSWAFHQLRLFVEYKALGAGVKVYAVNPRYTSQMCHRCLHIHPDPNTSYRNGKRFECGHCGWQGDADFNGAKNIAALGALVNRPGGSGAMSCSLQDVVLRAAESPLRTA; encoded by the coding sequence ATGAATCAAGTCCTGACTATCTCCTGCAAGCTAAAGGTATCCGAGTCGCAAGCCGCAAAACTGGATGCGACTCTGGATGCATTTGCAAAAGCGTTGAACTGGGTAAACCAGAATACGCCAGAGAAGATAGTCAATGCGGTCAAGCTGCAATCCCTTTGCTATCACGAGATTCGCGCTCGGTTTGGCTTGTCGAGTAATTTGGCTCAGCAAGTTTGCCGTCGAGTTGCCGGGTCTCGTAAGGTGGCGAGGCAAAAACAACGCCCAGTCAAAGCATTCAAAACTGGCTTTGTTACCTATGACGCTCGCATCTTCTCCTTTCGTGAGCGGGACTGGACGGTCTCGCTCACTACCGTGGATGGTCGTGAGCGCTTTGAACTGGCCATCGGCAACTACCAAAGAGGGATGCTGAAGGGAACTGCCCCTAAGTCTGCAACGCTGGTCAAGCGGCAAGACGGCTCCTACTACATCCAGATTTGCGTGGCGTCGGAACTGCCAACCCCGCAGGATAGCGATAGGGTTTTGGGGGTGGACTTAGGACGTACAGACATTGCACACACATCGGAGGGACAACACTGGGATGGGCAAAACATAACCAAAGTTCGAGACCACTTTGCCAACTTGAGAGCCACGCTCCAGCACAAAGCCAGTCAGGGCACACGCAGTTCGAGACGGAGATGCCGTCAACTGCTGCAACGGCTGTCTGGTCGCGAGCGGCGGTTCCAAACATGGGTCAACCACAATGTGTCTCAACGCATCGTTGAAACCGCTAAGTCTCTTGCTGCCAGCATTGCCATTGAAGATTTGACGGGCATTCGAGAGCGTACCAACCAACAGCCTCGCAGCAAAACGGAACGCAGACGCAGTAATAGTTGGGCGTTCCACCAGTTGAGGTTGTTTGTGGAGTACAAAGCTTTGGGAGCTGGGGTGAAGGTTTATGCCGTTAACCCCAGATACACGTCTCAAATGTGTCATCGATGCCTGCACATTCATCCCGACCCCAACACGTCCTATCGGAACGGCAAGCGATTTGAGTGCGGGCACTGTGGTTGGCAGGGTGATGCTGATTTTAACGGTGCGAAGAATATCGCTGCATTGGGGGCGCTTGTAAACCGCCCTGGAGGTTCGGGAGCAATGTCTTGTTCGTTGCAGGACGTTGTTCTCAGGGCTGCTGAAAGCCCGCTCCGTACCGCTTAG
- a CDS encoding inositol monophosphatase family protein has product MTPEFWREVLHTCVQVNTIVAPRLLEWAGQSLTERKADGSLVTRADLWADQKITELLQRAFPTHACLTEEGNHTYHGEEWCWIIDPIDGTTNYSHGLPIWCIALALLYQGIPVFGYVYVPPLGHTFHGYYQAPGHPNGAFLNRQPIRVKAAEPNQHHFFSLCARSTDVLKRSFPCKIRMLGSASYNLLTVATGYTLGAVERTPHVWDIAPAWPIVQAAGASWQWLNAPQTGQKPFPLAADHNVSPATFHTLVSADAQLGQFFAAYITLDPQSRGMSALNH; this is encoded by the coding sequence GTGACCCCTGAATTTTGGCGAGAGGTCCTCCATACCTGTGTGCAGGTGAACACAATTGTTGCACCGCGCTTGCTGGAGTGGGCAGGGCAGTCTCTGACAGAGCGGAAAGCGGATGGTAGCTTAGTGACCCGCGCCGATCTGTGGGCAGATCAAAAGATTACTGAACTGCTGCAGAGAGCGTTCCCTACCCATGCCTGTTTGACGGAGGAAGGGAACCATACCTACCACGGTGAGGAATGGTGTTGGATCATTGACCCCATTGACGGTACCACTAACTATAGCCATGGGCTGCCCATTTGGTGTATTGCCCTTGCTTTGCTGTATCAAGGCATACCGGTCTTTGGCTACGTTTATGTGCCGCCTCTTGGGCACACCTTCCATGGCTACTACCAGGCGCCCGGGCATCCTAATGGGGCATTTTTGAATCGGCAACCCATTCGGGTGAAGGCCGCCGAGCCAAACCAGCACCATTTCTTTAGCCTCTGTGCCCGTAGCACCGATGTGCTTAAGCGATCGTTTCCGTGCAAAATTCGCATGTTGGGGTCTGCCAGTTATAACCTTTTGACGGTTGCAACAGGCTATACGCTTGGAGCCGTGGAGCGTACCCCCCACGTTTGGGATATTGCCCCTGCTTGGCCGATTGTTCAGGCCGCCGGTGCCTCGTGGCAGTGGCTCAATGCGCCACAGACGGGTCAAAAACCATTCCCGCTAGCGGCTGATCACAATGTTAGCCCGGCAACCTTCCACACCCTTGTCAGTGCCGATGCCCAACTGGGTCAATTTTTTGCGGCCTATATTACCCTTGACCCTCAATCCCGTGGCATGTCAGCCCTGAACCACTGA
- a CDS encoding endonuclease MutS2 gives MVATGLPISALDKSLVRLEWPRLCQQLATFAATKRGVRQLQAGDMLGGTQAASEVLLAQTTEVITLETTRQTRLDFSLVTDIEPLLERLQHQGCLQGNELLAIAHVLTTARQQRRQIDAHPCLTQLNELVSGLRTYPELTQEIHRCITDQGEVSDRASPELAAIRQHQRQTRATLHTVLQQLLQRRATALQDTLIIQRRDRHVLAVKATHKDQIPGIVHDISASGATLYIEPQDTIELQNRLQQLAHQEAEVERAVCQALSAQLATITDDLWYILEILTALDMAVARAHYSLWLEGQPPEFCQNLRLRQLRHPLLVWQQRHEQGQAVVPIDVEIPANIAVVTLTGPNTGGKTATLKTVGLAALMAKAGLYIPAAPTPQLPWFRGVWADIGDEQSLMQNLSTFSSHICTIRDILTELEVAAGATLVLLDEVGAGTDPSEGTALAIALLRYLADHATLTLATTHYGELKALKYQDARFENASVEFDEATLAPTYRLLWGIPGQSNALAIARRLGLHDSVIESAQNLLAGTAESVNEMIAGLVELRQEQQAKITAAASLLRETEQLHQEVERKAKELRQREQQLRQHQEEQVRTSIATAQKEVANVIAQLQQAASPEQVKRAQTALSEIAAAHLPPPPPTGFIPQPGDRVRLPQWQQVGEVLSVSQQGDIVVQLGQLKLAVPPHAVESLSGEPVQPTAKPKPVSVSAPIQSAPAIRTESRTLDLRGKRLREAEPLLEEFLNQQQGTVWIIHGHGSGALRQFVHECLSHHPSVQHYELAAPEEGGRGVTVVQL, from the coding sequence TTGGTTGCTACAGGTTTACCGATTAGTGCTTTAGATAAGTCGCTGGTGCGTTTGGAATGGCCACGCCTCTGCCAGCAGTTGGCAACGTTTGCGGCCACCAAGCGGGGCGTGCGTCAGTTACAGGCGGGGGATATGCTCGGTGGGACGCAGGCCGCCAGTGAGGTGCTTTTGGCGCAAACCACCGAGGTGATTACCCTAGAAACCACCCGCCAAACGCGGCTGGATTTTAGCTTGGTGACGGATATTGAGCCGCTGTTGGAGCGACTACAGCATCAGGGTTGTTTGCAGGGTAATGAACTGTTGGCGATCGCCCACGTCCTGACAACGGCTCGCCAGCAGCGCCGCCAAATTGATGCCCACCCCTGCCTCACCCAGTTAAATGAACTAGTGAGTGGCCTGCGGACGTATCCCGAACTCACTCAGGAGATTCACCGCTGCATTACGGATCAGGGGGAGGTCAGCGATCGCGCCAGTCCCGAGCTAGCGGCAATTCGCCAACACCAACGGCAGACTCGCGCTACACTGCACACCGTTTTGCAACAGCTTTTGCAGCGCCGTGCCACCGCCCTCCAAGACACCCTCATTATCCAACGGCGCGATCGCCACGTCCTTGCGGTGAAAGCCACCCACAAAGATCAGATTCCCGGCATTGTGCATGACATTTCTGCCAGTGGTGCCACCCTCTACATTGAGCCACAGGACACCATTGAGCTACAGAACCGCCTCCAGCAGTTGGCGCACCAAGAAGCTGAAGTCGAGCGAGCCGTCTGTCAAGCCCTCTCCGCTCAGTTGGCCACCATTACCGATGACCTGTGGTATATCCTTGAAATCTTGACGGCGCTGGATATGGCCGTGGCTCGTGCCCACTACAGCCTGTGGCTCGAAGGTCAGCCGCCCGAATTTTGCCAGAACCTACGGTTGCGACAACTCCGCCATCCCTTGTTGGTATGGCAGCAACGCCACGAGCAGGGGCAAGCCGTCGTCCCCATAGATGTCGAGATCCCCGCTAACATTGCCGTCGTGACCCTGACAGGGCCGAATACCGGTGGTAAAACCGCAACGCTGAAAACCGTGGGACTAGCCGCCCTAATGGCCAAGGCGGGTCTTTACATCCCGGCTGCCCCTACGCCCCAACTGCCGTGGTTTAGGGGGGTATGGGCAGATATTGGCGATGAACAGTCGCTGATGCAAAACCTTTCCACCTTTTCTAGTCACATTTGTACAATCCGCGATATTTTAACCGAGTTAGAGGTGGCGGCAGGTGCCACCCTGGTGCTACTGGATGAGGTGGGGGCAGGCACAGACCCCAGTGAAGGTACTGCCTTGGCGATCGCCCTGCTGCGCTACCTAGCGGATCATGCCACCCTGACATTGGCTACGACCCACTACGGCGAACTCAAAGCCCTCAAGTACCAAGATGCCCGCTTTGAAAATGCCTCTGTGGAGTTTGACGAAGCAACCCTTGCCCCCACCTATCGGCTGCTCTGGGGTATTCCGGGGCAGTCCAACGCACTGGCGATCGCCCGTCGCCTAGGGCTTCACGATAGCGTGATTGAAAGCGCCCAAAACCTCCTAGCCGGAACAGCGGAATCTGTGAATGAAATGATTGCCGGGTTAGTGGAACTGCGGCAGGAACAGCAAGCCAAAATAACCGCCGCCGCTAGCCTACTGCGGGAGACCGAGCAACTGCATCAGGAAGTCGAGCGCAAAGCAAAGGAACTGCGGCAGCGGGAGCAGCAATTACGGCAGCACCAAGAGGAACAGGTGCGAACCAGTATTGCCACCGCCCAAAAGGAAGTTGCCAACGTCATTGCCCAACTCCAGCAGGCCGCCAGCCCTGAACAGGTGAAGCGTGCCCAAACCGCCCTCAGCGAAATCGCCGCCGCGCATCTGCCGCCGCCCCCTCCCACCGGTTTTATTCCCCAACCGGGCGATCGCGTCCGCTTACCCCAGTGGCAACAGGTGGGCGAAGTCCTCAGCGTCAGCCAGCAGGGGGATATAGTCGTCCAGCTTGGGCAGCTTAAACTGGCGGTGCCCCCCCATGCCGTTGAATCCCTCAGCGGTGAACCCGTGCAGCCAACGGCCAAACCGAAACCGGTGAGTGTTAGCGCCCCGATCCAGAGTGCCCCCGCCATTCGCACCGAGTCGCGCACCCTTGACCTGCGGGGCAAACGCCTACGGGAGGCCGAACCCCTCCTCGAAGAATTTTTGAACCAGCAACAGGGAACGGTATGGATTATTCACGGCCATGGCAGTGGTGCCCTGCGGCAATTTGTCCATGAATGTTTGTCCCACCACCCCAGTGTTCAGCACTACGAACTGGCCGCCCCCGAAGAGGGGGGACGTGGCGTGACCGTGGTGCAGCTATAG
- the ftnA gene encoding non-heme ferritin produces MLTPAMIDRLNEQINLEIYSSHLYLQMSSWCAHKSLDGCAQFLSQHADEEMTHMRRLLSYLHETGALAILDGMEAPPHHFDSLQAMFEKIYAHEQFVTHKINDLVHLANTEPDYATLQFLQWYVSEQHQEEFLFKSILDKITLIGTEGQGLFFIDQEVAKLAASKGMEATSMKPAQP; encoded by the coding sequence ATGCTCACCCCTGCCATGATTGATCGCCTCAACGAACAAATCAATCTGGAAATCTACTCTTCGCACCTCTACTTACAAATGAGTTCGTGGTGTGCTCATAAATCCTTGGATGGCTGTGCCCAATTTCTGAGTCAGCACGCCGACGAAGAAATGACCCACATGCGGCGACTGCTGAGCTACCTGCACGAAACAGGTGCCCTCGCCATCCTTGACGGCATGGAAGCGCCACCGCACCACTTTGACTCGCTACAGGCAATGTTCGAGAAAATCTATGCCCACGAGCAGTTTGTTACCCACAAAATTAACGACTTAGTGCATCTGGCCAATACTGAACCCGACTACGCCACCCTACAATTTTTGCAGTGGTACGTTTCTGAGCAGCATCAGGAAGAATTTCTGTTTAAGAGCATCCTCGACAAAATTACCCTCATTGGCACCGAAGGGCAGGGGCTATTTTTTATTGACCAAGAAGTTGCCAAGCTGGCTGCCAGTAAAGGCATGGAAGCGACCAGCATGAAACCGGCTCAACCGTGA
- a CDS encoding FHA domain-containing protein: protein MDASANRPDTYVPHLQTPTRSSGESPRGFIRPTELILAAPTPRLLFHSIYIQRSIVLDQLPAWRIGRSKDCDIVMPDRWCSRTHICIERQPDHRYRITDLKSMNGTFIGNTRLQAPYVLQHGDRIAIGESELEYVDLRDAPSPHPYTDHSHETYGQATVLMTHSSRTQGEMWRELLNSQGISTIWATSHFELEKIIAHVESLNCKVSLLLLDLGMPKTNPYDFCRQYRQSYPEMQVILLSGMRTRVHESECKWAVNQGAMALFAGLPRENMFADLTSITERLQTISKTINWPYLNAEALTSTLLKLQDSVDAEMSGLVL from the coding sequence ATGGATGCCTCGGCCAATCGTCCCGACACTTATGTCCCGCATCTGCAAACCCCAACACGGTCTTCGGGGGAGTCACCCCGGGGCTTTATCCGCCCCACGGAACTGATTCTTGCTGCTCCGACACCACGTTTGCTGTTTCATTCTATCTATATCCAGCGCTCAATTGTTTTAGATCAGTTACCCGCATGGCGCATTGGCCGCAGCAAGGACTGTGATATTGTCATGCCCGATCGCTGGTGCTCCCGCACGCATATTTGTATTGAGCGTCAACCAGATCATCGCTATCGCATTACCGACCTTAAAAGCATGAACGGCACGTTTATCGGCAATACGCGCCTTCAGGCACCCTATGTGCTGCAACACGGCGATCGCATTGCCATTGGCGAGTCGGAGTTAGAATACGTGGATTTGCGGGATGCGCCTAGCCCTCACCCCTACACCGATCACTCCCACGAAACCTACGGTCAAGCCACGGTGTTGATGACCCATTCCTCCCGTACCCAAGGGGAGATGTGGCGAGAACTGCTGAATTCTCAGGGCATTTCCACCATTTGGGCAACGTCGCACTTTGAACTGGAAAAAATTATTGCCCATGTTGAGTCCTTGAACTGTAAGGTGAGTTTGCTGTTACTGGATTTGGGGATGCCCAAAACCAATCCCTACGATTTTTGCCGCCAGTATCGGCAGTCGTATCCTGAGATGCAGGTGATTTTGCTCAGTGGTATGCGCACGCGGGTACACGAGTCGGAGTGCAAGTGGGCGGTCAACCAAGGGGCAATGGCGTTGTTTGCCGGGCTGCCGCGGGAAAATATGTTTGCCGACCTCACCAGTATTACTGAGCGGTTGCAAACAATCTCGAAAACCATTAATTGGCCTTACCTGAATGCCGAAGCCTTGACCAGTACACTGCTAAAGTTACAGGATAGTGTGGATGCGGAAATGTCGGGCTTAGTCCTGTGA
- a CDS encoding M48 family metalloprotease, which translates to MIGQHHWLRYWPLSMAVLASLWLEPVKAQAQPAINSLDFAEVGLTVATRDRPPSLPPSEGSAADLLPPEPPPVLPEATVPEPPPPLPSVEEIKGDRPTADALEQEATSETGTPERSTEQAAREERLALLMEGDRHFQAGDLALAQTYYQKAKPDTNLPPPRFTPPAVLEINQLPPAAQVYWREVQGGAQLYSAQLVPLRLLVEQFPEFIPGHIQFAEFLFQQGSPRQAHAHLEQASSLYPDQPELQRALVTSYDRNKQWLEAALAARRFAVMNPDHPATPEFEQLAAERMQRFRRQIQGQLRESMIVGALTGLVGVAITGNPLLSLDSIQMMALMMQGETAIGASAARQISRQVKLLEDPEVQAYVNEVGQKLASVAGRSEFEYEFFIINDDSLNAFALPGGKIFIHSGAILKANTEAELAGLLAHEIAHAVLSHGFRLVTQGTATANLTRLLPVGGYITGLLVTSYSREMEREADILGTRILARAGYAADGLLNLMYTLQKEYRHQSPALPWFSTHPPTAERIRYIRGLMREQRYTPFAFEGVERHRQIQAHLRSLLEPTTPKKPRQQAATEPTLISTPER; encoded by the coding sequence ATGATTGGGCAACATCACTGGCTACGCTACTGGCCCTTGAGCATGGCAGTACTGGCTAGCCTCTGGCTTGAGCCGGTGAAGGCACAAGCGCAACCTGCCATTAACTCACTGGATTTTGCTGAGGTGGGTTTGACGGTTGCAACCCGCGATCGCCCACCTTCGCTGCCCCCGTCTGAAGGCTCTGCGGCTGATTTATTGCCCCCTGAACCCCCGCCGGTGCTGCCAGAAGCGACAGTGCCGGAACCCCCACCTCCTTTACCCTCTGTAGAAGAGATTAAGGGCGATCGCCCCACGGCAGACGCATTGGAGCAAGAGGCCACAAGCGAGACGGGAACACCGGAAAGAAGTACAGAGCAAGCGGCGCGGGAAGAGCGCCTAGCACTGTTAATGGAGGGCGATCGCCACTTTCAGGCGGGGGATCTTGCCCTTGCCCAAACCTACTACCAAAAAGCAAAACCCGACACGAACCTACCGCCCCCTCGGTTCACCCCTCCTGCCGTCCTTGAAATTAACCAACTGCCCCCCGCTGCCCAAGTTTACTGGCGGGAAGTGCAAGGGGGAGCACAACTCTACAGTGCCCAGTTGGTCCCCCTACGCCTACTAGTTGAGCAATTTCCGGAATTTATTCCGGGGCATATTCAATTTGCAGAATTTTTGTTTCAGCAAGGTTCGCCGCGGCAGGCACACGCCCACCTCGAGCAAGCGAGTAGCCTCTACCCCGACCAACCAGAGCTACAGCGTGCCCTTGTCACCTCCTACGATCGCAACAAACAATGGCTCGAAGCGGCATTGGCGGCTCGCCGCTTTGCCGTTATGAACCCAGATCATCCGGCCACCCCAGAGTTTGAGCAACTGGCGGCAGAGCGAATGCAGCGCTTCCGGCGGCAAATACAGGGTCAACTACGCGAAAGCATGATTGTGGGTGCCCTGACCGGCTTGGTGGGGGTAGCCATTACCGGGAACCCCCTCCTCTCTTTAGATTCAATTCAGATGATGGCCTTGATGATGCAGGGGGAGACCGCCATTGGTGCCTCGGCTGCGCGGCAAATTAGCCGCCAAGTAAAGCTTTTAGAGGATCCCGAAGTTCAGGCCTACGTCAACGAGGTGGGACAAAAACTGGCCAGTGTTGCCGGACGCAGTGAATTTGAGTACGAGTTTTTTATTATTAACGACGACAGCCTCAACGCCTTTGCCTTACCCGGGGGCAAAATTTTTATTCACTCGGGAGCCATCCTCAAGGCCAATACCGAGGCGGAGCTAGCGGGGCTACTGGCTCACGAAATTGCCCACGCCGTCTTGTCCCACGGGTTTCGCTTGGTGACTCAAGGCACGGCCACCGCCAACCTCACTCGGTTACTGCCGGTGGGGGGCTACATTACGGGGCTACTGGTGACTAGCTACAGCCGCGAGATGGAGCGGGAAGCCGATATTCTGGGAACGCGCATCCTTGCCCGGGCGGGGTATGCCGCCGATGGTCTGCTGAACCTGATGTACACCCTCCAAAAAGAGTACCGCCACCAGTCACCCGCGCTGCCATGGTTTTCGACCCACCCGCCTACGGCTGAACGGATTCGCTATATTCGTGGTCTGATGCGAGAGCAGCGCTACACCCCCTTTGCCTTTGAAGGGGTCGAACGCCACCGGCAGATTCAAGCTCATTTACGCAGCCTCCTTGAGCCGACAACGCCTAAAAAGCCACGACAGCAAGCTGCAACAGAGCCAACCCTCATCTCCACCCCAGAGAGGTAA